GTCCGGCAGCCAGATGTAGAGCGGCAGCTGCGCGCTCTTGCCGGCACAGCCGACGAACAGGAACAGCGCGATGGCCAGGACCACCGGGGTGCCACCCATCGCCCCGAGCGTGGCGTGAGCGCCCACGAAGTCGAGCTTCTGGGTCGTCGTCCAGATGAGGAACATCGCGACGAGGAAGCCGAAGTCACCAACCCGGTTGACCACGAACGCCTTCTTGCCGGCATCGGCGTTGGCCTTGTCGCTGAACCAGAAGCCGATGAGCAGGTAGGAGGCAAGGCCCACCCCCTCCCAACCAACGAACATCACCGGGTAGCTGCCCCCCAGCACCAGCACCAGCATGAACGCCACGAACAGATTGAGATACGCGAAGTACCGGGCGTAGCTGGCGTCATCGCGCATGTAGCCAATCGAAAACACATGGATGAGCGACCCCACACCGGTGATGACGAGCACCATCAGCATCGAGAGCTGGTCCAGCTGCAGCGTCCAGTCGACCACGAGATTGCCGACCGGCATCCACTGACCCAGCGACAGCACCGCGGGGGCTGGCAACCCCACCCGCACGCGCATGAACAGCGCAACGGCCAGCGCGAACGCAGCGATGACGACGCCGGGACCAACGATGGTTACGAGCGGGTGCCGGGCCGTGGATGACTCGGAGGCGCCGGTGGTCGGCCGCCGGGTGAGGGCAATCGCGCCGTTCACGAGGAACCCGAGCACCGGCAGCAGAATGAGGAGCGGCAACAGGGCAGCAATCATCCGCGGAGGCTCCGGATTTTCGAAAGGTCCACCGTGCCGAAGTGCCGGAAGATCGCGATGATGATGGCCAGCCCGATGGCGGCTTCCGCCGCAGCGACGGACATGACCATGATCACGAACACCTGCCCGGTGATGTTATGGAGCTTGGCGAACGCCACGAAGCTGAGGTTCACGGCGTTGAGCATGAGCTCGGCGCACATGAACAGGATGATCGCATTGCGCCGGGTCAGCACGCCGACCACGCCGATCACGAAGAGAATGGCGGATACGATGAGCGCTTCGGTGATCATGCCGAGGCTCGCTTCTTGGCCAGGAGCACCGCGCCAACCACCGCCACGAGCAGCACGATGCTCGTGAGCTCGAAGGCCACCAGGTAGTCGGTGAAGAGCGCCGCGGCGACCGGTTCAACCACGTTGTCCGACATGGGCGCCGGCGCAACGCGCGGCAGTCGGTGGCGCTGGGCCACCAGCAGATTGGCCAGCAGCGCGAGTCCCATGAAGCCGGCCCCCAACCGCGCGCCGAGTGAGCGCAGGTCGGAGATCTCATGCCGACCGAGATTGAGGAGCATGACCACGAAGACGAACACCACCATGATGGCCCCGGCGTACACCAGTACCTGGATGGCCCCCACGAACGGTGCATCCAGCATCACGTACAGCCCCGCGAGCGCGAACATCACGTTCACGAGCCACAGCGCCGCCGGAACCGCATTCTTGCGCGTCACGAAGAGCAGCGCCGACACGACGGCCAGCAGCGCGAAGAGATAGAACTGGAACTCGAAGAACCCGGTCATTCGCCCTTCGGGTCGGCAGGGTCCCAGAGCTCGCTCACGGGGTGCGTCTGCGCCATGAGCCGTTCCAGATCGTACACGAACGCGGCGCGGTCGTACTCGGCGTTCTCGTAGTGGCGGCCCAGGTGGATCGCCTCCTCCGGGCACACTTCCTGACAGTAACCACAGAAGATGCACCGGAACTCGTCGATTTCGAACACGAGCGGGTAGCGGTTGCCCTGCTCGTCTTCCCCCGGGGTGAGCTTGATGCAGTTGGCGGGGCACACCGT
This genomic stretch from Gemmatimonas sp. harbors:
- a CDS encoding NADH-quinone oxidoreductase subunit J; the protein is MTGFFEFQFYLFALLAVVSALLFVTRKNAVPAALWLVNVMFALAGLYVMLDAPFVGAIQVLVYAGAIMVVFVFVVMLLNLGRHEISDLRSLGARLGAGFMGLALLANLLVAQRHRLPRVAPAPMSDNVVEPVAAALFTDYLVAFELTSIVLLVAVVGAVLLAKKRASA
- the nuoK gene encoding NADH-quinone oxidoreductase subunit NuoK codes for the protein MITEALIVSAILFVIGVVGVLTRRNAIILFMCAELMLNAVNLSFVAFAKLHNITGQVFVIMVMSVAAAEAAIGLAIIIAIFRHFGTVDLSKIRSLRG
- a CDS encoding NADH-quinone oxidoreductase subunit I — translated: MAIGVKVMNRPLEQVSYVRATLKGMATTLKHLVDPHKVTMEYPETKWDLSPRWRGTHRMLTTEDGKAKCVACGLCPTVCPANCIKLTPGEDEQGNRYPLVFEIDEFRCIFCGYCQEVCPEEAIHLGRHYENAEYDRAAFVYDLERLMAQTHPVSELWDPADPKGE